A stretch of the Panicum virgatum strain AP13 chromosome 9N, P.virgatum_v5, whole genome shotgun sequence genome encodes the following:
- the LOC120688138 gene encoding probable BOI-related E3 ubiquitin-protein ligase 3 isoform X2 produces the protein MAVQAHYHHHHHREAPFLARGGAAPESSRMAAAMELQQGQKEAMAPQQAPPLFLGFSHGDCGAGRKRQREAEAAPSMSPHFFSLQPQPQAQGPKVISLAQLHKRPAMGLRLDFDEGSEHVSSTSSASPSCLLADELAAQRDQHRNEMDRLIQEHAERLRRALADARRRQYRSLLVAAEAVASQRIREKEAEASEAARRGADLEDRVARLRAEAAAWQAKALADQSTAAALHAQLQQAAAAAQARGKAEEEEDNAGAAADDAGSCFVDPDRVVEIAPPLPPPVRPCRACRQASASVVLLPCRHLCVCADCEPAVPATAPFAAGAVAAACPMCRGAVTGTVQVFFS, from the exons ATGGCGGTGCAGGCGCattatcaccaccaccaccaccgcgaggCCCCGTTCCTCGCCAG aggcggcgccgcgccggagAGCAgccggatggcggcggcgatggagctgcagcaggggcagaaggaGGCGATGGCGCCGCAGCAGGCTCCGCCGCTCTTCCTGGGCTTCTCGCACGGAG ATTGCGGCGCCGGGAGGAAGCGGcagcgcgaggcggaggcggcgccttCCATGTCGCCGCACTTCTTCTCGCTGCAACCGCAACCGCAGGCGCAGGGGCCCAAGGTGATAAGCCTGGCGCAACTGCACAAGCGGCCGGCGATGGGGCTCAGGCTCGACTTCGACGAGGGCTCGGAGCACGTGTCGTCCACGTCCTCGGCCTCGCCGTCGTGTCTCCTCGCCGACGAGCTCGCGGCGCAGCGCGATCAGCACAGGAACGAGATGGACCGGCTGATCCAAGAACAT GCGGAGAGGCTCCGGCGCGCGCTGGCTGacgctcggcggcggcagtaCCGCTCGCTGCTCGTCGCGGCCGAGGCGGTGGCGTCTCAGCGGATTAGGGAGaaggaggcggaggcatcggagGCCGCGAGGCGTGGCGCCGACCTGGAGGACCGGGTGGCGCGGctgcgggcggaggcggcggcgtggcaggcGAAGGCGCTCGCGGACCAGTCCACGGCCGCGGCGCTCCACGCGCAGctgcagcaggcggcggccgcggcgcaggCGAGGGGCAAggccgaggaagaggaggacaacgcgggcgccgcggcggacgaCGCCGGGTCGTGCTTCGTGGACCCGGACAGGGTGGTGGAGAtcgccccgccgctgccgcccccggTCAGGCCGTGCCGGGCGTGCCGGCAGGCGTCGGCCTCCGTCGTGCTGCTCCCGTGTCGCCACCTCTGCGTCTGCGCCGACTGCGAGCCCGCCGTCCCCGCCACCGcgcccttcgccgccggcgccgtcgcggcTGCCTGCCCCATGTGCCGCGGCGCTGTCACCGGCACGGTGCAAGTGTTCTTCTCGTAG
- the LOC120688138 gene encoding probable BOI-related E3 ubiquitin-protein ligase 3 isoform X1, protein MAVQAHYHHHHHREAPFLASRGGAAPESSRMAAAMELQQGQKEAMAPQQAPPLFLGFSHGDCGAGRKRQREAEAAPSMSPHFFSLQPQPQAQGPKVISLAQLHKRPAMGLRLDFDEGSEHVSSTSSASPSCLLADELAAQRDQHRNEMDRLIQEHAERLRRALADARRRQYRSLLVAAEAVASQRIREKEAEASEAARRGADLEDRVARLRAEAAAWQAKALADQSTAAALHAQLQQAAAAAQARGKAEEEEDNAGAAADDAGSCFVDPDRVVEIAPPLPPPVRPCRACRQASASVVLLPCRHLCVCADCEPAVPATAPFAAGAVAAACPMCRGAVTGTVQVFFS, encoded by the exons ATGGCGGTGCAGGCGCattatcaccaccaccaccaccgcgaggCCCCGTTCCTCGCCAG CAgaggcggcgccgcgccggagAGCAgccggatggcggcggcgatggagctgcagcaggggcagaaggaGGCGATGGCGCCGCAGCAGGCTCCGCCGCTCTTCCTGGGCTTCTCGCACGGAG ATTGCGGCGCCGGGAGGAAGCGGcagcgcgaggcggaggcggcgccttCCATGTCGCCGCACTTCTTCTCGCTGCAACCGCAACCGCAGGCGCAGGGGCCCAAGGTGATAAGCCTGGCGCAACTGCACAAGCGGCCGGCGATGGGGCTCAGGCTCGACTTCGACGAGGGCTCGGAGCACGTGTCGTCCACGTCCTCGGCCTCGCCGTCGTGTCTCCTCGCCGACGAGCTCGCGGCGCAGCGCGATCAGCACAGGAACGAGATGGACCGGCTGATCCAAGAACAT GCGGAGAGGCTCCGGCGCGCGCTGGCTGacgctcggcggcggcagtaCCGCTCGCTGCTCGTCGCGGCCGAGGCGGTGGCGTCTCAGCGGATTAGGGAGaaggaggcggaggcatcggagGCCGCGAGGCGTGGCGCCGACCTGGAGGACCGGGTGGCGCGGctgcgggcggaggcggcggcgtggcaggcGAAGGCGCTCGCGGACCAGTCCACGGCCGCGGCGCTCCACGCGCAGctgcagcaggcggcggccgcggcgcaggCGAGGGGCAAggccgaggaagaggaggacaacgcgggcgccgcggcggacgaCGCCGGGTCGTGCTTCGTGGACCCGGACAGGGTGGTGGAGAtcgccccgccgctgccgcccccggTCAGGCCGTGCCGGGCGTGCCGGCAGGCGTCGGCCTCCGTCGTGCTGCTCCCGTGTCGCCACCTCTGCGTCTGCGCCGACTGCGAGCCCGCCGTCCCCGCCACCGcgcccttcgccgccggcgccgtcgcggcTGCCTGCCCCATGTGCCGCGGCGCTGTCACCGGCACGGTGCAAGTGTTCTTCTCGTAG